The sequence CTTCGTCGAGCCCGCCAGGTACTTCGCCATCTCCCAGGCCAGCCACGAATGGGTCCTGGTCCTCGATGCGGATGAGCGCTTGACTCCCCCGCTCGCCAAGAAGCTGCGCGAGCTGGCCGAAGACCCGAAGGTCGACGTGGTGTCCTTCTGGTCCTTGTTCTGGTACTTCGGCGACTGGGTGCGACACGGGGTCTTCTTCAGCGGCAAGTGGTACAAGTTCTTCCGCAAGGCGGTGTACCTGGAGACTTACAACGAGGACGAGAACTTCGTCCACCACAATTTCCGCGCCGTCCAGCAATCACCCAACCAGGTCGCCCTGCCTTCGGCTTACCATATCGAGCACCTGGCCTACCCGACCATTGAGAAATACGTCACCAAGACCCTCGGACGGTATGCCTGCATCGAAGCCGAACTCATGCACGAGGCCGGTCAGCGCTTTCGGCTGAGCAAGATGCTGAGCAAACCACTGCTCACCTTCATCCGAAGCTATTTCCTCTCCAAGGGGTACCGCGACGGCGTTCGCGGCCTGATCCTATCGGTGCTGTACGCAGGCTTCCAGTTCCTGATCCAAGCGAACCTGTGGTTCCTGGAAGAGGCCCACCCCACGCGTTCCTCGGCGAGTCCGACCCACGAGCCCAGCCAATTGGGCTAGCCGCCTGCACGAAGAAAGGCAGAACACCGCACGTGCTCAGTTCAGAACTCAAAGGAAAGCTATCCCGGGCGCCGGGCGTCCTCTTCGTCATGGCTATCAAGCGGCTTTTCCGATTTTGGCAACGCCTGGGGATCCACGTCGTCCCGAATCACTTCTACGAGCCGGTTCCCGACACCCGGCAACTTGCCGAGCGCCTTTGGGAGGTCCCATCGGCTTGCGTCGGCCTGAACTGGAACGAAGCACAGCAGGTCGACCTCTTGCAGCGCCTCAGCGCAGCCTACCGCGCCGAGTACGCGCACTTTCCCTTCGACAAACCGAGCATCCCTCACGAGTACTACCTCAACAACCCTTCGTTCAAGACCGTGGACGGCGAGATGCTCTACAGCATGGTGCGCCACTTCAAACCCCGCCGCATCTTCGAAATCGGCTCGGGGAACAGCACCTACCTCTCCGCGAAGGCGCTGCTCAAGAACCAGCAAGAGACCGGCCAGTCCTGCGAGCTCACCGCCTTCGAGCCCTACCCGAACGAGGTGCTCAGGGCCGGATTCCCCGGTTTGAGCGCCTTGGTCCGCAAGCCGGTGCAAGAGATCCCCTGGCAGGAATTCTCGAAGCTGGGGGAGAACGACATCCTCTTCATCGACTCATCGCACGTCCTCAAGATCGGCAGCGACGTTCAGTACGAGGTGCTGGAGTTGCTGCCGCGCCTGAACCCGGGGGTCATCATCCACCTGCACGACATCTTCCTGCCCGCGGAGTACCCCCGCGAATGGGTCAAGCAGCGCCAGATTTTCTGGACCGAGCAGTACCTGCTCCAGGCGTTCCTGGCCTTCAACGATAGCTTCGAGGTGCTCTGGGGGGGCAGCTACATGCACTTGAACCACCGCGACAAGCTGCAAGCAGCCTTCCCGGCCTACGATCCCGCTCGGAACTGGCCCGGGAGCATCTGGCTCCGAAAGGTCAAGTAGCGTCGCAGCGTTGAACCGCCCCTTCATTGCTGAGGGGCAACCCCACCTGATAAAATCACCCCATCCCGCAAGTGAAAGGATTACCCCGTGAAGCACACCATCGAAGTCTCGAACGAGCAACTCATCATCATCCGCGACCTCCTCGGCGAGCGCCTCGAGGACATCGAGGAGGAGATCGCCTACTACACCGAGAACCCCGCGGCCCTCAAGGAGGACGCCGAGGGTGAGGAGCTGACCATCGAGGACTACGAAGAGTACCGCGACGAGGTCCAGACCCTGCTCGATTGCCTCCCCGAGACCGAGGCCTAAGATGCAGTCACCGCTCCTCCAGGAAAAGTCGAGCTTTCTCGGCGCCTTCGGGGCCATCCTCAAGGTGCTCGAGGTCAGCATCCAGACCCTCTGGGACGCCCGACGCGGCCGCCTCACCCCGGCGGTCGTCGATGCGCGCGCCCGGCACCTGGGGGAGCACGTGCTCGGCCTCGCTCGCGCCCGGATCACCGTCGAGGGGGCCGAGCGGCTCGATCCCGAGCAGGCCTACCTCTACATGTCCAATCACGAGAGCCTGATGGACATCCCGCTCATCTTCGCGACCGCCCCGCGCCCGCCGCGCATGGTCGCCAAGGCCGAGCTGTTCAAGGTCCCCATCTGGGGGCCCGCGCTCAAGGTCGCGGGCTTCATCCCCGTCGACCGCAAGAACCGCACCCAGGCGTTCGCGAGCCTCAAGGAGGGCGGCGCCCAGATGGGTGAGGGCACCAGCGTCTGGATCGCCCCCGAGGGTACCCGCAGCCGGGACGGCTCACTCCTGCCCTTCAAGAAGGGCGGCTTCATGCTCGCCTTCCAGACCAACGCCAAGATCGTCCCGGTCGGCATCGTCGGCGCCCGGAACATCGTCCGGCCCAAGAGCTTCAAGGCCTACCTCGATCAGGAGGTCGTCGTCCGATACGGCGAACCGATCGACGTCGCCAGCTACGGCGTCGATCGGCGCGACGAGTTGATGAGGGACGTACGCCAGGCGATCGAGGCGCTGCGCGCCCCGATGCCGGCCAAGGTCTAATTCCGCTTTACTTCTGGATCAGCGTGTTGGCGTCCAGCTCCGCCTTCTGGTAGCCCGCAGGCACCCCGAACAGGGTCGCGGGCTGCTGGCCCTTGCTCACGCTGCTGATCGCGATCCGGAAGCGCGGCTTGCCGTCCACCGCCCCTTCGATCTGCATGGGCAACTCGAGCGCATCCGAGAGCCAGACGGTGTAGTCGGTACCGCTGATGGTCTTCTGGTAGCGGGTGCAGCGCTCGTTCCCCTTGACCTCGGTGCCGGGCAGGCGCTTGGCGCCCTTGAGCTGGGCCTTCCAGGCGGCCATGTCGAGGAACTGCTCGACCGACGGCACCCCGGCCTGCCCGCCGATGGCGTCGGCGGCCATGACGAAGGCCATCTTCTGGGTGGGATCCAGCAGGGTGATCTGCGAAGAGCCTCGCTTCGCCAGCAGGATCGACTCGCCCATGGAGGGCTGCACCAGCTCGAGGCGCATCTTGCCGTCCTGGTAGTAGAGCTTCACGGGCGTCCGCTGCTCGGGGGCGTTGCCACCGGCGAAGGCGACGGCGGTGCCCTCGGCCTTGAAAGCACTCGGCGGAGCGGCAAGCGCAGGAGCAGTAGGCAGGGCAACCGCCAGGAGCAAAGGCAGCACAGCGCGTTTCACAAGACCTCCTATCTCATCAGGGAGCAGGTTTATTCTAACGCATCCGACAGAAGTCGGCTGGTCACCCAGAGTGGCCGGATAGCCACGTTTCGCGGGATGCCCCCCTACCAGTCCGGACGCTCGGCAGGCTGCCCCTTGGCTGCTTGATCGACCAGCTGCTTGAGCAGATCCGAGGCGGATGAGGGCTCAGGTGGCCGCTCTTCGCGCCGGACTTCGCTCTGGAAGCGCTGCTCCTCATGCTGGAGGGCATCCAAGGTCGCCTGGATCTCGGCCGGATTGGGCATCACGTCTCCCCCGCCCGCTTCCTTGGGCGGGGCCTGTTTCTGGCCGCTGGCGCCTCCCTGCTGCTTGTCCTCGGGCAAGGCCTTGAGACGGCGCGTCACGAGCTCGAGGTTATAGACGGCGTCCGCGTCCTTGGGGTTCGATTTGAGGACCGCCTGGTATTCGGCGATCGCCGCTTGCCAGCGCGCCTTGCGATCGCCCTTGGCCTCACCCAGGCGGTAAAGGGCGTTGCCCCTGTTGTAGCGCACCCAGGGGAGGGTCTTATCACCCTTGGGAAGAAGTTCAGCGGCCCGCCCGAACGCCTTGGCCGCGCCCTCGAAGTCCCCCGCCTGGTAATGGGCGCAGCCCAGGTCGTAGGCGAGTCGCGGATCGTCGGGCCGCTCCTTGGCGGCCTTGACGAGGGCCTCGCGCGCCTCCTTCCACTGACCCGCCGCGTAGGCGTCCGCGCCCTTGCGGGCTTCCGGGTTGCCCTGCCAGGGCCAGCTCCATGCGGTCTGAGAGAGGGCCAAGAGCGCAAGCGCGAGCGGCGCCGTCCGGCGCACGCGGCGCATGACGCGCTCCACGAGCAAACGTGCCTTGAAGGGCAAGAGGATGCGGTTCGAAAGCCCCGCCTCGAGCACCAGGAGCATGAGCGCGAGTGCCAGGGGGATCTGGTAGAGCAGGATCCCCTCGCTCCCTTCGCTCCCCGATCCCCACCGGGAATTGAGGTGCGCCAAGAGACGCTCGGGCGCGCCGGGCTGCGCCGCGTCCAGGAACAAGCCTCCTGTCACGCGGGCGGCCTCCTGGAGGGCCTTGAAATCGGCGCGCGAGATGACGGGCGAGCCATCGCTGCCCATCCGGAAGGCCTGCTCACCGAACATGTCGCGCCCGTCCGGGATCCGCCCCCCCGTCGACGTGCCCAGGCCCAGGACGTAAACGCTCACGCCGGCGGCCTGGGCCTCGGCCACCGCCTTGGAGAGCGTGCCGGCAAGAGGCTCCCCGTCGGTCACGAGCAAGGCGGCCCCCACCCGGCCCTGCAACTGCACCAGGGCGGCGCGCAAGGCAACTTCGAGGTTCGAGCCCTGCCGCAGCTCGGCCATGCCGGGCTGCAGGCGCGCCGTCAGGGTCTTGGCCGCCGAGAGATCGCTCGTCATGGGGCAGAAGACCAGTGCGTCGTCGGCGAAGGCGATGACCCCGGCCTTCCAGCCCGACAGGTTCACGAGCAAGCCGTCCAGGGCGTCGCGGGCTACGCCCATGCGATCGCTCGAAAGGTCCTGCACCCCCATGCTCTTGGAAACGTCGACCGCGATCGCAAGCGACGGCATCTCACCGGGCAAACGAACACCCCGATGCCCCCCGAGGCGCGGGCCCGCAAGGGCCACCACCAGGAGCGCGAAGGCGACAATCAGCATGGAGAGGCGCGCCATGGGCGAGGCGAGCGAGGCCCTCACCCGCATCTCGGCCATCAGGTCCGGATCGGCGTAGCGATCGCGCCGCAGGCGCAGCGCCCGCACCATCCCCGACATGGCAAAGGCCATGGGGAGCACCAGCACGAGGCCCCAGAGGCACCAGGGCGCATCCCAGCTAAGCATGGCGCTTCTCCCCTCTGAGCACCGAGCCGATGCCCGCCGAGATCAACACCTCGCATCCCACGAGGACGAGGGCCGCCAGGACCCAACCGAAGTAGCGCTCGCTCGGCACCCGATGCCGCTGGGCGGGCAGCTCGGACCTCTCGAGCTTCGCGATCGCCGCGTAGGCGGCTTCGAGCCCCCGGGCGTCGGTGGCGCGGAAGTAGCGCCCGCCCGTCATCTCGGCGATCCGGGCGAGGACCTGCTCGTCCATCTTCGGCAAGAACAGGCTCCCGTCCCGGTTGCGGACGTAGACCTTGCGCCCGAAGGCATCGGTGAGCGGAATCGGCGCCCCGCCGGGACGGCCCACCGCGATGGTGTAGATCTTGACCCCGCGCGCCTTGGCCATGGCCGCCGCGTCCAGGGGCTGCAGGTAGCCCGAGTTGTTCTCGCCGTCGGACATCAGGACGATGACCTTGCTCTTGCCCTCGTTCTCCGAGAGGCGGTACAAGCTGTTGCCGATCCCGTCCCCGATGGCGGTGCCATCCTGGCCGACGGAATCGAAGCCGATCCGATCGACCAGGTCACTGACGGCCTTGGTATCGGTGGTCAGGGGGCAGAGCGTGAGGCTGCGGCCGGCGAAGGCGACCAAGCCCAGGCGGTGCTCGGAGTTCTTCGAGACGAAGTCCTTGAGCACGCGCTTGGCGACCTCGAGGCGGTTGGCCGGCTGGAAGTCCTCGGCCCGCATGGAGCCCGAGATGTCGAGGGCGAGCATCATGTCGATGCCGTAGCGCTTCTCTTCGAACCAGCGGCCCGGGCCCTGGGGGCGGCACAGGGCGATGACCACCAGCGCGAGCGCGGCGAGGCGCAGGGCGGCAAGCACGATCGCAAGGCGCTGCTTGGGGCCCTTCTCGGTGTCGGCCAAGAGCCGGAAGGTCGAAAGGGGAATGCCCGCCGGCCGCTTGCGACGCAAGAGGGCGATCGCAAGCGGAATGAGCAAAGCGGCAAGCAGCCAGATCGGCTGTGAAAGCGTCATCATGGATGCTCGTTCCGGGGGGCCTCGCTCGAAGGCGGTTCACTCGCCGGGGGCTGACCCGCGAACTCGAGCACCAGATACGCCGAGGTCAGGTGCTGCAAGAGCTCGGTCGGCGCCAGGCGCACCTTGGCGAACTTGACCAGGTCGCAGGCCGCGAAGACCGCATCCAGGTGGTCCAGGACCGCCATGGGGATGCGCCGCTCCGCAAGCTCGGCCATCAGCTCCGAGCTGGTCAGGCGCCGGGTCGACAGGCCGTAGCGGTGCAGGACGAAGTCGCGCAGGATCTCGCTGAGCTGGTCGCAGAACTTGGCGGCCTCGCCCCGATCGGCGAGCTGGCTCGCCTTGAGGGCATCGAGCCGGCCGCGCGGGGTCTTGGGACCCTTCACGGGCGCGGAGGCCACCGCCTCTTGCTCCTCGCCGGGGGCGCGACGCGCCAGATAGAAGAAGACGAAAGCCATCACCAGCCCCACCGCCACGACGAGCAAGAGGGCCCAAGGAGCAGGACCGGGGGCGAGGTAGGGCTTGAGACCGCGAATGTCCTCGAGGGGGGCGGCAGCGAGCAGGGCTGCAGAAATCAAGGGAGCTCCAGGCTAGTTAAAGAGGCCCGAGGGCTGGTCCCCGCCCTGAGGCGCTCCGGGCGCGGCGCCCTGCTGTTGCTGCTGCTGCGAGAACTGCTGCGCGCGCTTGAGTAGCTCCGGCGAGACGCCTGCCGGCAAGCCGGATTCGGGCGCCTCGGGCACAGAGTCGCCCGACATGGGCCGCGGGAGCGAGACGGGAGTGGGAATCTGCGGGTTCTGAACCATCGCAACAAGACGGCTGATCTGGGGATCCTCGGGGCGCAGGGCCTGCGCCTGCTTGAACGCCTCCAGAGCACCGGCGGCCTGGCCCCGGTAGAGGCGCATGAGGCCCTCGGTGCGCAGGCGGTCGAAGCGCTTGTTGCGCTCGGCCCAGGCCGCGTAGGTGACGGCGGGGGCCACCTGGACGCTGCCGGTGCCGATGCTGCCGCTCGCGACCGCCGTCCCTTCGGGAGCGAGCGGCCGACGCCGCCGACGGCGGATGGCCAGGGCCGGATCCGGGGTCGGCTCGACCTTGGGGAAGAACGGCGCGAGGACCGGATCCAGCATGGCCATCACCGGCGCGGTCACCCCCGAGAGGGACTCGCCGACCACGGGCAGGTCGGCGCAGCCGTTTAGGCTCAAGATCGTGGCCGCTGCGATCGCGGCGCGCATCAAGCGGGAACGCATCGTCCCAGGGTCCTCCTTGGCGGTTGATCTATGAGAGATCTTACCCCTGGCGCCCTTCTCCCAAACGGTTACTTGCTCTTATCCGCGCGTAGGGGGCATTCGAGCCGATTCGCGAAGCCACCGGCGGGGTATGAGACAGTCATGAGCAAGCACATCCTAGTCATGTACGAGACCGCAGGCGGCGGCCACCTCGCCAACGCCCGCGCCATCGAAAACGCCTTCAAGACCCGCTACCCCGACGACAAGGTCACCCTGATGCACATCTCGGCGGCCACCAACAGCAAGCGGGTGGAGTACCTCTACAACTCCTACAACGACATGCTCAAGGCCGACCCGCGCATGGTCCACTACGGCTACCAGATCATGAACCGGGTCAACGCCGAGCAGCTCATCTTCCCCCTCTTGCCCAAAGCCAAGCGCAATCTGGAGGACTACCTCCGCGAGCAGAACCCGGACATCATCGTCTCGGTCTTCGGCGTGGTCAACTACGCGGCCATGTCCATCCTCGAGCGCCTGGGCTGGGCCGGCAAGAAGCCCTACGTCATCTTCGTCACGGACCTGACGCGCAACTTCCTGCGCTCGTGGGTTCACCCCGAGGCCGACATGATGATCGCCATGCTCGACGAGTCCCGCGAGCAGCTGGTCGAGTACGGCATGCCCGCCGACCGGATCCGGGTCCTGCACGGCATGCCGGTCAACCCCACCTTCATGACCCAGAAGAAGCCCCGCGAGGAAGCCCGCAAGGCCCTCGGGATGGCCCCCGACCGCTTCACGGTGCTCATCACCATGGGCGGGGTCGCCAACAAGAACACCATCCGCTTCTCCAAGGAGCTTGCCGAGTCGGGGCTGCCCCTGCAGCTGATCGTCGCCTGCGGCCGCAACGCGGCTCTCAAGCGCAAGATGGACCGCCTCGCCTCCCAGGCGCGGATTCCCATCAAGGTCCTGGGCTTCACCGACCAGATGCCGACCCTCATGGACGCGAGCGACGTGGCCATCTCCAAGCCGGGGCCCGGCACCATCGCCGAATTGGCCTACAAGGAGATCCCCATGCTGATCGACGGGATCTTCACCCCCATGCCGCAGGAAAAGGGAAACCTGGACTTCGTGGTCGAGAAGGGGATCGGCACGGTCATCACCCGCTCGCACTCGGTCTCGGCCCAGATCCGCGACCTGATGGAGAACCCCTTCAAGGTCGAGCG is a genomic window of bacterium containing:
- a CDS encoding VWA domain-containing protein translates to MLSWDAPWCLWGLVLVLPMAFAMSGMVRALRLRRDRYADPDLMAEMRVRASLASPMARLSMLIVAFALLVVALAGPRLGGHRGVRLPGEMPSLAIAVDVSKSMGVQDLSSDRMGVARDALDGLLVNLSGWKAGVIAFADDALVFCPMTSDLSAAKTLTARLQPGMAELRQGSNLEVALRAALVQLQGRVGAALLVTDGEPLAGTLSKAVAEAQAAGVSVYVLGLGTSTGGRIPDGRDMFGEQAFRMGSDGSPVISRADFKALQEAARVTGGLFLDAAQPGAPERLLAHLNSRWGSGSEGSEGILLYQIPLALALMLLVLEAGLSNRILLPFKARLLVERVMRRVRRTAPLALALLALSQTAWSWPWQGNPEARKGADAYAAGQWKEAREALVKAAKERPDDPRLAYDLGCAHYQAGDFEGAAKAFGRAAELLPKGDKTLPWVRYNRGNALYRLGEAKGDRKARWQAAIAEYQAVLKSNPKDADAVYNLELVTRRLKALPEDKQQGGASGQKQAPPKEAGGGDVMPNPAEIQATLDALQHEEQRFQSEVRREERPPEPSSASDLLKQLVDQAAKGQPAERPDW
- a CDS encoding class I SAM-dependent methyltransferase, with protein sequence MAIKRLFRFWQRLGIHVVPNHFYEPVPDTRQLAERLWEVPSACVGLNWNEAQQVDLLQRLSAAYRAEYAHFPFDKPSIPHEYYLNNPSFKTVDGEMLYSMVRHFKPRRIFEIGSGNSTYLSAKALLKNQQETGQSCELTAFEPYPNEVLRAGFPGLSALVRKPVQEIPWQEFSKLGENDILFIDSSHVLKIGSDVQYEVLELLPRLNPGVIIHLHDIFLPAEYPREWVKQRQIFWTEQYLLQAFLAFNDSFEVLWGGSYMHLNHRDKLQAAFPAYDPARNWPGSIWLRKVK
- a CDS encoding glycosyltransferase family 2 protein, which codes for MITVVINTLNEAHNIAACIESVRGFADEVVVCDMHSDDRTVAIAESLGARVVYHERTGFVEPARYFAISQASHEWVLVLDADERLTPPLAKKLRELAEDPKVDVVSFWSLFWYFGDWVRHGVFFSGKWYKFFRKAVYLETYNEDENFVHHNFRAVQQSPNQVALPSAYHIEHLAYPTIEKYVTKTLGRYACIEAELMHEAGQRFRLSKMLSKPLLTFIRSYFLSKGYRDGVRGLILSVLYAGFQFLIQANLWFLEEAHPTRSSASPTHEPSQLG
- a CDS encoding VWA domain-containing protein, with product MMTLSQPIWLLAALLIPLAIALLRRKRPAGIPLSTFRLLADTEKGPKQRLAIVLAALRLAALALVVIALCRPQGPGRWFEEKRYGIDMMLALDISGSMRAEDFQPANRLEVAKRVLKDFVSKNSEHRLGLVAFAGRSLTLCPLTTDTKAVSDLVDRIGFDSVGQDGTAIGDGIGNSLYRLSENEGKSKVIVLMSDGENNSGYLQPLDAAAMAKARGVKIYTIAVGRPGGAPIPLTDAFGRKVYVRNRDGSLFLPKMDEQVLARIAEMTGGRYFRATDARGLEAAYAAIAKLERSELPAQRHRVPSERYFGWVLAALVLVGCEVLISAGIGSVLRGEKRHA
- a CDS encoding 1-acyl-sn-glycerol-3-phosphate acyltransferase — translated: MQSPLLQEKSSFLGAFGAILKVLEVSIQTLWDARRGRLTPAVVDARARHLGEHVLGLARARITVEGAERLDPEQAYLYMSNHESLMDIPLIFATAPRPPRMVAKAELFKVPIWGPALKVAGFIPVDRKNRTQAFASLKEGGAQMGEGTSVWIAPEGTRSRDGSLLPFKKGGFMLAFQTNAKIVPVGIVGARNIVRPKSFKAYLDQEVVVRYGEPIDVASYGVDRRDELMRDVRQAIEALRAPMPAKV